ATATTGAATGTATAAAAAAAGTTCAAATGGATAGTAGGAAAGTAGAAAAAGGAGATATATTTTTTGCAATAAATAATGGAGAAAAATATATAGAGGAAGTATTAACAAAGGGAGCTTCACTAGTTGTTACCAGTAACGAAAAATGGAAGAAAAATTCAAAAATTTTAGTGGTAGAGAATGTTATTGAAAGTATGCAGATTATTGCAAAAGAATACAGAAAAAATTTAGAAACTAAAATAATAGGAATTATTGGAAGTAATGGGAAAACAACAGTTAAAGATATATTATATTCAATAATAAATTCAAATTATAGTTCAAAAAAAACAGAAGGAAATTACAATAATCATATAGGAGTTCCTTATTCTATATTGCAGATAGAAGAAAAAGATAAATATGGAATAATAGAAATGGGAATGAGTAACTTTGGAGAAATAAAAGTTTTATGTGAAATTGCAGGTTTAGATTATTCTATAATAACAAATATTGGTGATTCACATTTGGAATTTATGCTAAATAGAAAAAATGTATTTTTAGAAAAAAGCGTAGTTAAAAATTATGTTGAAAATTCACATTTATTATTTTTTGGAGATGACTTTTATTTGAAGTCTTTAAGTGGAATTAGTGTTGGATTTAATAAGGAGAACAAACATATAATATCAAAATACAAATTAGAAAATAATGGTAGTTCTTTCAAGTTAGATGAAGAAACTTATAGTACAAATCTTTATGGGAAGCATAATTGTATAAGTAGCTCATTAGGAATACAAATGGCTTTAATGCTTGGATTATCAGTTTCACAAGTGAAAAAGGGATTGAAAAATATAAAAATAACTCCAATGAGATTTGAAAAAATTGAAAAAAGAGGGGTAACATTTATTAATGATTCATATAACGCTAGTCCAATTTCAATGAAATATTCTTTGGATACTTTCAGTGAGTTGAAATCTGATAAGGATAAAATTGTTATACTTGGAGATATGGAAGAATTAGGAGAAGAAACAATAAGATTTCATTTAGATGTTATAGAACACGCCTTAGAGAAAAATTTTTTCAAAGTTTTTTTATACGGGGAAAAAATGGAAAAAGCATTAAATAAAATTAAATCTAAAAGTAATATAGTCTCATTTCAAGATAAATCTGAAATAAAAGAAATAGTATATAGAGAATTTAATGGGAAATTAATTTTAATAAAAGGTTCCAATTTTAATCAACTTTGGAAAATTATAGAATAGGAGAAGTTAATGTTATATATTTTAGGAATGACGTACATCAAAATGAATTTTTTAAAATCAATTTATTTAAGAGCTTTTATAGGTTTTGTTTTTTCTTTTTTAATAGTTATTTTATTAGGTGAACCATTTATAAAATATCTGAAAAGAAAAAAATTAAAAGAAAAAATAAGGGAATGTGGTCCAGTTTCACATTATTCTAAAAAAGGAACCCCTACAATGGGTGGAGTGTTATTAATTTTAGGCTCATTAATAACAACTTTAATAGTTGGGAATTTAAAGAATAAGTTTACACTATTATTAATTTTAATCACTATATTATTTAGTTTGATAGGCTTTGTAGATGATTATAAAAAATTTACAGTTAATAAAGATGGACTTTCAGGGAGAAAAAAACTATTTGGCCAAAGTCTAATTTCAGTAATAGTTTGGATTTTTATAAAAGAATTTGGATTAACTTCTAGCAATTTATTGGATTTTTCAATAATAAATCCGATGATTCATAATTCATTTATATATATAGGAAGTTTATTTATGTTGATATTTATAATGTTAGTTGTAAATGGAACTTCAAACGCTGTGAATATAACAGATGGTTTAGACGGATTAGCAATAATGCCTGTGATTATTAGTTGCACTATACTAGCTACAATTGCTTATTTTAGTGGGCATATTGAAATGAGTAATCATCTTAGTTTATATTATATAAATGGAGCAGGAGAGATAATGGTTTTCTTATCAACAATTATAGGATCAGGATTAGCTTTCCTTTGGTACAACTGTTATCCAGCCCAGATTTTTATGGGAGATACAGGTTCTCTTGCCTTGGGAGGTATAATAGGGGTAATAGCAGTGCTATTAAAACAGGAATTATTACTTCCTCTTATTGGGGGAATTTTTGTAGTAGAGGCTATATCAGTTATTTTACAAGTTGGTTCTTATAAAATAAGAAAAAAAAGAATTTTTAAAATGGCTCCAATACATCATCATTTTGAACTGATGAATATTCCAGAAAATAAAGTGACATTAAGATTTTGGATAATCTCTTTATTGTTTGGAATAGTTGCTTTAGGGGTAGTAAGATTAAGAGGAATTTTATAATTAACTAGCCATGGATTTAGTCCATGGTTTTTGTCATAAATTTTTAAGAATAATTTTTTTGGGAGGGATAAATTGAATAAAGTTATGATTTTTGGAAACGGAGTTAGTGGTAAAGGAGCAAAAAAGTTATTGGAATCACAAGGGGATATCCCCATAATAGTAGATGATAAAAATGGAATTTCTTCTAAAGAAGCAGAAAACTTGCTTCAAGAAGTAAGCTTATTTATAAAAAGTCCAGGGGTACCTTATAATAATTTATTAAAATTATGTGATGAGAATAATATTGAGATAATAGATGAGATTGAATTAGCTTATAGATATTTAAAGAAAAATAATTTAAAAACTAAAATAATAGCAGTAACTGGTAGTAATGGAAAAACAACAGTTACTAGTAAAATCCAAGAATTATTAAGTATAGCTGGATTAAAGACTGCTTTTGCAGGGAATATAGGAAAATCTTTTGCAGAGCTTGTGGTGGAAAAACCAAGCTTAGATTGCATAGTATTAGAATGTAGTTCATTTCAATTGGAAAATATAAAATTTTTTAAACCAGATATATCTTTAATAGTTAATTTGTCTCCAGATCATTTAAATAGATATGAAGCAGTTGAGGATTATTACAATACGAAACTTAATATTTTTAAAAATCAAACTAAAAATGACTTATTTATTCTTAATTTAAATGATAAAAATTTATTAAAAAGAATGAGCAATTTAAATTGTAAAAAGTTAGGGATTACAATTGGTGAAAATCATGAGGAAGCAAAATGTTATTATGACGGTAAAGATATTATATATGATAATGAAAAATTAATTTCAGATAATTTGTTATCTTTAAAAGGAAAACATAATATAGAAAATATTTTATTTATAATTTCAGTAGCCAAAGAATTTAAAGTTAAAAATGAAATAATAATTGAATTTTTAACAAAAACAAAATCTTTAGAACATAGAATGGAAAGGTTTTATAAGTGGAATAATACAATATTTGTAAATGATTCAAAGGGTACTAATTTAGAATCTACAAAATTTGCTATAGAGGCATACAAGAATGCAATTTTAATTTGTGGTGGAAAAGATAAAGGGTTACCTTTAGAAAATTTATCTAAATTAATAAAAGAGAACATA
The Fusobacterium sp. IOR10 DNA segment above includes these coding regions:
- the murD gene encoding UDP-N-acetylmuramoyl-L-alanine--D-glutamate ligase gives rise to the protein MNKVMIFGNGVSGKGAKKLLESQGDIPIIVDDKNGISSKEAENLLQEVSLFIKSPGVPYNNLLKLCDENNIEIIDEIELAYRYLKKNNLKTKIIAVTGSNGKTTVTSKIQELLSIAGLKTAFAGNIGKSFAELVVEKPSLDCIVLECSSFQLENIKFFKPDISLIVNLSPDHLNRYEAVEDYYNTKLNIFKNQTKNDLFILNLNDKNLLKRMSNLNCKKLGITIGENHEEAKCYYDGKDIIYDNEKLISDNLLSLKGKHNIENILFIISVAKEFKVKNEIIIEFLTKTKSLEHRMERFYKWNNTIFVNDSKGTNLESTKFAIEAYKNAILICGGKDKGLPLENLSKLIKENIKEVYLIGKMAERLKNSLIEVGYNKEKINSLDTLENSIKDLKNKIKLEKEIILLSPSTSSFDQFKSFEERGEVFKKIVMENFKQGEIL
- the murF gene encoding UDP-N-acetylmuramoyl-tripeptide--D-alanyl-D-alanine ligase translates to MNKLLEVIGNIYDIRENIECIKKVQMDSRKVEKGDIFFAINNGEKYIEEVLTKGASLVVTSNEKWKKNSKILVVENVIESMQIIAKEYRKNLETKIIGIIGSNGKTTVKDILYSIINSNYSSKKTEGNYNNHIGVPYSILQIEEKDKYGIIEMGMSNFGEIKVLCEIAGLDYSIITNIGDSHLEFMLNRKNVFLEKSVVKNYVENSHLLFFGDDFYLKSLSGISVGFNKENKHIISKYKLENNGSSFKLDEETYSTNLYGKHNCISSSLGIQMALMLGLSVSQVKKGLKNIKITPMRFEKIEKRGVTFINDSYNASPISMKYSLDTFSELKSDKDKIVILGDMEELGEETIRFHLDVIEHALEKNFFKVFLYGEKMEKALNKIKSKSNIVSFQDKSEIKEIVYREFNGKLILIKGSNFNQLWKIIE
- the mraY gene encoding phospho-N-acetylmuramoyl-pentapeptide-transferase is translated as MLYILGMTYIKMNFLKSIYLRAFIGFVFSFLIVILLGEPFIKYLKRKKLKEKIRECGPVSHYSKKGTPTMGGVLLILGSLITTLIVGNLKNKFTLLLILITILFSLIGFVDDYKKFTVNKDGLSGRKKLFGQSLISVIVWIFIKEFGLTSSNLLDFSIINPMIHNSFIYIGSLFMLIFIMLVVNGTSNAVNITDGLDGLAIMPVIISCTILATIAYFSGHIEMSNHLSLYYINGAGEIMVFLSTIIGSGLAFLWYNCYPAQIFMGDTGSLALGGIIGVIAVLLKQELLLPLIGGIFVVEAISVILQVGSYKIRKKRIFKMAPIHHHFELMNIPENKVTLRFWIISLLFGIVALGVVRLRGIL